A stretch of DNA from Pagrus major chromosome 22, Pma_NU_1.0:
cAAGACAAGGTAAGGAAAAGGACCAAAAGTTTCAATTGTAATATAAAGTTATTGTTAAGGTTGAACTATAGCTGAAACTAACAGCGTATGTTAGCTAAAAGTCATGGATAAACCTTTAATAGTTAGGTAAAATCAATAAGAGCTAATAAAGTAAAGCGTGAATagttaaaaatgctaaaagtaatggatagaTTAATAACTAATGAATGGTTGGACTGTCCAGATTCTGCAACTCAAAGTAGCACAAATACAAGCTTGACCTAAGACTGCCAGTTAACTGTAAAGAAATAGAGTAACAATGTCCACTTTTATACGAACAGAGTTAAATAACATCCACTTTATGTTTTTGAGCAAAGGTAATATAGCAAGTGGTTTTAAATTGGGGCTCAATGACtttgaaagtgacattttcttttaaattgagAACAACGTAACGCATTCAAAGCAGAACCTCCTGAGTTTTGTTCCAAacttgatttaattttttaaaactgtaaatggttaataagaCTTCATTAGTCATCTGACCGGCAGCtagaacacacacacgacacaacAATTAGAAAgcagtggatacatttttaatagacATCCTTTCATAAGCTCAACTATCATTTCGTGAACAGcggaaaaactgaaataaaagttCATAAAGGCACACGCAACATTCAATGAGAAGGAGATGAACATGGACTAATTAAGCAACGATGAACCGATTTGAGTTTGGTGACTAATAACCACGGAGAGTTACTGAGTGCTGAGCTGAAAGAGCAGCGATTATTTTCTCTGAACAGTGCTCGACTTGAAATGTTTTGGGAACGTCTCCCATGGCACATTATAATTTGTTATGTGAGGATGGTGTCGGGCCGTTGACAAGTGTCTTCTTGAAAGTGAAAAGCCTTTTAATGGCCACTTCGTATTCAGATTGCGTAACAAAATAGATGCAATGACTTTTTAGTGACGGTGGAAAactatgatttttttcttttattccaaTTAGATCATGTATGTGAAAAAGCAACAGAACATCTTTTATATGTTTCTACCAGTTAGTACCTCATCAGTGCTTCCTCGGtggtcttttaaaaaaaaacaacacatactaCACTATGGAGCCAACCATCAACCAAATCGACACAACagtcaaaaaacacatattttatttcaaattgcTGCAACAGGGGCactaaaaacaaactgcagagaaacacacgGGCCCCCGAGTTCAACTCACTTCAATAGAAAATATTCTCATTTAAAAGTCATAGATAAAATGAAAGCACAGGAGAACATATGGTGGACGAAATGGTTTTTGGAGCACAGCGTTTTGTAGCTTTGTCCAgccaacagaaaagaaagaagaaaaaaaaaaaaaaaaggaacactTATTAGATTATAAGAGCACAGTTTGGTGCGGCTTTCCAACCTTTTCGAAATATAGAACATTTCATAAACTTTCAAGgaataaattaaaaaggacTCCATCCTGTCCCCACCAAAAATATCtaatgttttctatttttactgtttcagcTGTGACAATTTGAGAGCATGGGGTGtgcaagaaaaataaacacacacttccAGAAGAAAAAGCGATGACAACACACACTTCagtcaacatacacacactcacacacacacacacacacacacacacacacagtcagtcactgattctcacactcacacactcacacacacacaaatggacaGAGGAGAGCACGCTGTGGCTATTGATTAACTCGACTGACTGATTTCACGACACATTGATAAACTGACAGTGCAAATTTTTTCAGACGGCAGCAGAGAactaaaataaaagcaaagaagATACACCAACAGGACAAACTTCCAGACATTTTGTACAATTCTTAAATGAATTCAGTGTTGGATctgctcttctcttctccctttttttgttcttttttttgttaagttttgAGATAAAGATGGAATGAAGCTCCAGAGAAGGCGATGAGGAAAATAACAGTATTTTTGGATTCAGCACTGCTTcgtaaatttaaaaaaaaaaaaaatgcctttaaacAACTTTTAGTTATTTTTAGAATTCCTGTAATTTTTACCTTCTTTGTCTTAACCCTTCATCAAgcgcattttaaaaaaatgtttaaaacaataaCAGGTTGTTAACTACATAAAACACTCTGGAGCACCATTTTCAGAAACATGGATTGAGACAGTATTATGATCCAAGAACAAAAATTAGAAGCCAAAAGGTGATTCTGGCCGTTCTAAAGGCAGCAATCTTTGACTGGTGGCACTAAGTTTGGACTTAAATGTAGACACGAGTCAATCCAGTCAACCGACTACAGTGCATCAATGAAGGTGTTTCTCATCTACGGGGTTATAATgaatgacctctgacctccaggtCGGGTCACCCTGGTCCACTACACCTGTACGATGTGAAATGCTTACTTTCCAATGTGTGTGAATTCTCTcaggaaaaaggaagagaagCCCGgatgaagcaaaaaaaaaaaaaaaagcagtaaagatCGCTCTTTTCACAGGCTTTCCCTTCCGCTGTAGGTTTCTCATCCCGCAAGGCTAGTCGAGTGTTTTTTGACGACACCCAGGTTTTTAACGGTACCTCACAGTCCTTTGGGTTTGTCAGAGTTCTCAAACACTCTGAAGAAGTTTCCTGAAATGAATCCAGTCACAGGATATGGAAGGATATTGAAGTGTCTGTTAACTGGATAGAAGGAGTTACAGAGTTCCTGCTCCTGTCgctttgtctgttttgtttttttcttctacttCACCATTCGGCATCCCCAATGGCTTTGGAGAAGACATAGTCTCTCCCGTTCAGATTCATGATCCCGTCCTTCAGGTGGAATTTCCATTTGTTCTTACTTCTGTGAATCTGGGGAGTAAAGAGAAGGAAATTAATGTCGTGGGCGTCAAGGACAGATGGGACACCATTTCATCTTACAGTGGACGCGGTCTCTAATGTCTTTAACCCATGCACCCAGAAGGCTCAGGGGGACACATACACTGCCAGATTAACCGGCATTAATAGTTCTTTATAAGCACTTAACTTGCATCAAATAGTAACACTTGGGGCTGATTTGATGCTGCCGATCAAACACTACAATCGAGGCATGAATGAGCATCAGGTAAAAAGAGCGCTAATATCCAACAGCGAAGGCTCTCACACAAAAAGGAATTGTAAAATGTCTCATCAAGGTTTCATTTCATCACAGCagttattttcaaaaactgCCATGAAACACCTTTTAAAAGTCATTACAAAATCTGATATTACAACATTAATGTTTCATCAAGTCACATGTAGGAAAACAGTTATTCTCTAGTTTCACTCTACAGTTTATATattgctgaagaaaaaaaaaaacgaaataGAAAAAAGACGATGTTCGCAAACTGGTGACTCCGAATTGCTTATAGGTGTAAAGACTGTCAACATCAGGTCACGTGTGTGTTAGTCCTGAAATAAACTGGAGACCTGTACACCGGTCTGTGTTAAAtgaatgcaaaagaaaaatataaataaataatgttcaaGTTTCATTTCTACTTATGTAGGGGATCTAACATAtataaaaggaaatgagaaatcTGGCACTGAATATGAAACAGCgatgaatgtaactaagtatacttaagtacaattttgaggtagttgtacttgagtatttccattttctgctacttttttctttactgcACTACATTCGTTTGATAACTTTAGAttctagttactttgcagattacaggatgcatcagagccaaagtagcacatttttcaatttattcattttaacaccaatcaaataaataataataacactgattccaacaatcagaaaaatactgagTATCAGATACAATAACTGGCCAGGTCAATTATCGgtcaacccatagtatacagtgtacatgtaaatatgtgtgtgatttacttgtacttttgatacttcagtacagttaatatcagatactttaagactttaactaCTATTCATATAAATATTTGACCACAATATACTACAATATAGTACTTGTGAGTACTTCATACGACATTCATATTAAATCATCCCACACAGTATAGATCATTTCTCACCTTGTCATACTGGCACACCACTACATTCTCTGTATCAAACAGCTCCTGGTCCTCctcatcactgacatcatccCCACTGTTCAGAGGCTCCTGACaagaaacaaaaccaacaagTTGAAATAAAGTTAAATGTGCTGTGAAAGTCGTTTAAACAGAATTTGTGGtctataaaatattaaaacaaagacTGGCTGACTGTGGCAAACCAAATGTCTTATTGATTTTGATGTGGGAGAAATGCACTCGCAGatgatttgtatttattatcttGGGAGGAGACGATGTCGTTATACAGTACAACATCTTTTTATCCTTCACCAGGAGGAGAACATATTAAGATTATATTACTTTTTGGCCAGTTGAACTTAAGTTTTCCAAACACTGCTCcacttaataaataatattttctgCTGAGCCGAACAACGTTCAACACtgcccacctcctccacctgcccGTCCTCTCCCCCGTCCttgtccttctcctcctcttcatcttcgtcatactcctcctcctcatcctcgtccTCTTCTGAGGAGGTGTCTCCGGCGCCGTCCACCTGCAGCATCATCGGGGGCTGCTGGGCCTGAGGCTGGGCTTGAGCCTGGGCTTGCTGCTGAGGCTGGGCCTGTGGTGCAGCTGCACCCTGGGCCTGCTGAACCTGCTGAACCTGCTGGACCTGAGCTGTTGCTGCCTGACCAGGCTGCTGCGCCATAGCTGCCTGCATCACCTAGTGGGAGAGAAGACAGTGATTGTCCGGTCATCTAAGTAGCTAGTCAGTGTTGAAAGAACAGCATATGTATCTGGGATTTACAGATAAGCAAGCTTCCTGTCTAACTTTGTGCAGAGTAAAGATAATATTGACACACCCGACATACCTCAATCAATACAAAAAAGGCTCGAAATATGGtgggaaaataaaatgaaagtgtgGAAAAGAGCCATTAAATCAGTCATGAAGAAATAGACTAAGTGCTGACCTGTGTATTGCCTTGGACTTTGTTTCCTGAAGCTAAGACAATCTGCTGCGGCTGTATGATGACTCCTGTTTGCTGGGGAAGACCTCCCTGCAGAGGAGCCAGGACCTGCGCAGACAGTAAACAGGAAGAACCAATGTTTTACAAAAGCTACAAGATAAATATTAGTGTATTGTCTTGTTGTAATTCTTAAGCACTGGTACTGTTTACATGAAAACTgtaactgaa
This window harbors:
- the gtf2a1 gene encoding transcription initiation factor IIA subunit 1 isoform X2 is translated as MASSANSNPVPKLYKSVIEDVINEVRELFLDEGVDEQVLLELKTLWENKLLQSKAVEGFHTEEQAALQAAQQQQQQQQQVQQVQQVQQVTQPAQAQQVILPPQQQQAPQQQVIVQDSKILQHMSATGMSAAATAATLALPTGVTPYQQLITSQGQILQVVRAPNGAQYIIQQPQQQILLQQQMQPGGVQAPVIQQVLAPLQGGLPQQTGVIIQPQQIVLASGNKVQGNTQVMQAAMAQQPGQAATAQVQQVQQVQQAQGAAAPQAQPQQQAQAQAQPQAQQPPMMLQVDGAGDTSSEEDEDEEEEYDEDEEEEKDKDGGEDGQVEEEPLNSGDDVSDEEDQELFDTENVVVCQYDKIHRSKNKWKFHLKDGIMNLNGRDYVFSKAIGDAEW
- the gtf2a1 gene encoding transcription initiation factor IIA subunit 1 isoform X3; its protein translation is MGPKLYKSVIEDVINEVRELFLDEGVDEQVLLELKTLWENKLLQSKAVEGFHTEEQAALQAAQQQQQQQQQVQQVQQVQQVTQPAQAQQVILPPQQQQAPQQQVIVQDSKILQHMSATGMSAAATAATLALPTGVTPYQQLITSQGQILQVVRAPNGAQYIIQQPQQQILLQQQMQPGGVQAPVIQQVRPITQVLAPLQGGLPQQTGVIIQPQQIVLASGNKVQGNTQVMQAAMAQQPGQAATAQVQQVQQVQQAQGAAAPQAQPQQQAQAQAQPQAQQPPMMLQVDGAGDTSSEEDEDEEEEYDEDEEEEKDKDGGEDGQVEEEPLNSGDDVSDEEDQELFDTENVVVCQYDKIHRSKNKWKFHLKDGIMNLNGRDYVFSKAIGDAEW